The sequence GCCTGTCGGCCTGGACCTCGACCAATTGCTCGCCGCGCTGCCGACCGGGTCGCAGGCCGCCGAGCGGGCCGGCGGGCACTACGTCGTGCGCGGCACCGTCGACCCGGCCTTCCTGGCCGCCGTGACGGCCTGGTGCGCCGGAAACGGCGTCCTGCCCAACGACCTGCGGGTCGAGCAGCGCAGCCTGGAGGACGTCTTCGTGGATCTCACCGGCTCGGAGCTGGCGAGATGACCGCCACGCCTGACGCGGCCACGGGCCTGGCGCCGCTGGACTTCCGCCCGGCGCCCGGCTCGGCCCGCCGGTCCAGGATGCTCGGGGCGCAGACCCGGATGGAGCTGAGCCTGAACCTGCGGCACGGCGAGTCCGTGCTGCTCACCCTCATCATCCCGATCGGGCTGCTGTTGTTCTTCAGCGCGGTCGACGTGCTGCCCTCCGACGGCCAGAAGTCCGTCGACTTCCTCGTGCCGGGGGTGCTCGCGCTGGCGGTGATGTCGGCGGCCTTCACCGGGCAGGCCATCGCCACCGGGTTCGAGCGCCGGTACGGGGTGCTCAAGCGCCTCGGCGCGACGCCGCTGCCGCGCTGGGTGCTGCTCACCGGCAAGACGCTGGCCGTACTGGCGATCGAGGTCGTCCAGGCCCTGCTGCTGGTCGGCGTCGGGCTGGCGCTCGGCTGGCACCCGCACCTGCCGGGGACGGCCGCCGGCATCGGCTGGCTGGCCGTGCTGCTGGTGCTGGGCACGACGGCGTTCTCCGGCCTCGGGCTGCTGATGGCCGGCACGCTGCGCGCCGAGGCGACGCTGGCGGCGGCCAACGGCGTCTACCTGCTGCTGCTGCTGATCGGCGGGGTGGTGTTCCCGCTGTCGAAGCTGCCGGGCTGGCTGCGGGTCGTCGCCGAGGGGCTGCCGACGGCCGCCCTGTCGAACGGCCTGCGCGACGTGCTCGCCAATGCCGCGGCTCCCGGGGTCGGCCCGGTCCTCGTGCTGGCCTGCTGGGCGGTCGGGTCGGTGGCGCTGGCCGCGCGGACCTTCCGCTGGGAGTAGGTCGGGCACCGGCTCCTGGGCCGACGGACCGTGGGCGGGACCCCACGTACGATGGCCCGGGATGTCGTCTTCTACAAACCGTCGAAGCGACGCGAGAGCTGAGCACCCGGAGGCCCAGGTGGCGCGGATCGAGGCCCCGCCGGCAGAGGCCGAGGCCATGACGGACCGGCCCGGCGAGCCCGTCGTGGCGTCCGGCGTCACGACCCGTTCGTCGCGGCGGCTGCCGACCGTCAGCCCGCGGGCCTTCCAGCTCCTCACTCTCGTCGGCCTGGTGTTCCTCGGGCTGATCGTGGTGACCGGCGGGCTGGTCCGGCTGACCGGCTCGGGGCTGGGGTGCCCTACCTGGCCGCAGTGCGGCGACGGCTCCTGGGTCCCACGAAGCCAGTACGCGACCCACGGCGTCGTCGAGTTCTCCAACCGCATGGTCACCATCGTGATGAGCGTGATCATGCTGGTCACGCCGGTCGCGGCGCTCCGGCTGGCCGACCGGCGGGAACGGCGCGACCTGGTCTGGCTCTCGTTCGGCCTGTGGGCCGGGTTCGTCGCCCAGGTCGTGCTCGGCGGGATCACGGTGCTCACCGA is a genomic window of Pseudofrankia inefficax containing:
- a CDS encoding ABC transporter permease, with protein sequence MTATPDAATGLAPLDFRPAPGSARRSRMLGAQTRMELSLNLRHGESVLLTLIIPIGLLLFFSAVDVLPSDGQKSVDFLVPGVLALAVMSAAFTGQAIATGFERRYGVLKRLGATPLPRWVLLTGKTLAVLAIEVVQALLLVGVGLALGWHPHLPGTAAGIGWLAVLLVLGTTAFSGLGLLMAGTLRAEATLAAANGVYLLLLLIGGVVFPLSKLPGWLRVVAEGLPTAALSNGLRDVLANAAAPGVGPVLVLACWAVGSVALAARTFRWE